GAGCTAGTTACGCCAGCTGTCACGCCAGCCATCATAACTCCGGCAGTGCCAGTCACGCCAGTAATAGCAAACCCTGCAGTAACCCCGCCAGCGCCTAAGCAAAGTGCGAAAAAACCGGCAATGGGTCACGATTACCAAAAAAATATGCCCAAGCTTGGCAAAGGTGATCCCAATTATCGTGGTGAGAAGGAGGTTGTATCTGATGCTCAACCCATAATCAACAACCAAGAGAGTCAATCAAAAGCGCCATCAATCATAGATAACCAGCGCAAAAGTGGTGCAGATGTAGGTTTTCCTGGCTACCGCGGTGAGGGAGACTCGGCTTACCCACAACATCAGCAATATCAACATCCGCCACGCTTTCCGGCTGAATCAATAGAGACTACTCCAGCTGATACGTCTCCAGTACAGACTAAACCAACCGAACAAAATAGTGATGTACAGACAAATAAACCATCGGTTGATGCTTCAGCAAATAAGGTCAAAACACGTGCGATCATTAACCAACAGCGCAAAGGAATACTTCATGCAGCCGCATTTGGCGACGAGCCAGCGGTAAAAGCATTACTCAAGCAAGGATCAAGCCCAAATGCCAGAGCAAAAGACAGAATAGGGCGAACAGCATTAATGCTAGCGGCATTGAGTGGTCATGAAAACGTGGTTAATACACTGCTTAAACAAGGTGCCAGTGTGGATTTAAAAGACAGAACAGGCCATACCGCACTTAACTGGGCGGCAAATCGATCGCACCTAAACATAGTCACGTTATTACTCAACCATGGCGCTGATATAAATATCAAAGATAATGGCGGCACCTCTCCTTTGTTATATGCGGTTGCCACTAGCAATGTGGCAATGGTGAGTTTATTGCTTTCACATGGCGCTGAAACTGAGTTACAAAGCGCTGAAAGTAAGATGACGCCACTATTACTGGCCATTGAGCATAACGATATTGAATCTATTAGTCTTTTACTAGATAACGGAGCTGATGTTAATGGCACAAACAGTGATGATTTTTCACCATTAATGGCTGCGGCAGAGCAAGGTCAGCTCAAGATAGTGCAAACACTCCTCTTTCATGGTGCTGAGGTCAATCGATATGATAATAAGCATTTTACGCCATTGTTCTACGCTGCCGACAAGCAACACATCGACATCATGCAGCTGTTATTAGCCCAAGGTGCAGATGTCAATTTACGCGATAATAAAGGCCGAACCGTTTTAATGCGCGCCAAGCAGCAAGGGCATGCAAATGTTGTAGCGTTATTATGCACAAAGGGAGCTAAATATAACGCCGATGGATGTTGAGATTGAAAAGGATATCGAGTTTAGTTTTTGATCGGATTTATAAAATTCACGTTTTGTTTTTAGATACAAAAAAGCCTGTAAGCAGTTGATGCGTACAGGCTTTTTTATTTTTAATTTGGTCGGTATGAGAGGATTCGAACCTCCGACCCCTGACACCCCATGACAGTGCGCTACCGGGCTGCGCTACATACCGAAATTACTTCGTTTGACTTTAGATATAATGAAAATATCATCATAAATGCCAATCACTTAGCATGGCTGAGAGCCTTGGGGGGTTACTAAGTTGATAATTACTGTATCAATTGCCATTTGTTTACGCAAGTAGTTAGTTATCAGTCGGTTATCGATTGATTATAAACTATCCATTCAATAAAACACTCGACCTTATCTATGCATAAGCAAGCATGATAGCGCTTAATGAAAAGCTCGCTCGTTTACAATATTTAAACTAAATATCTTATTCTTTATAAAATATCTTATTGATTATAAAGTCTACGACCTTCACGCATGACTTGGATTAATTCTGGTGCGCTCATTTTCTTATCTAAACGTTTTTTATAGTCTAAATCGTAAATGCGGTATTTACCGAAACGATCCAATACTGTTATTTCAGCTTTTTGATAAATGGCAAAGCGGCGGCTGTCGCCTATGTAAACCCAGGTTTCATTATTAGGTTCTAACAAGCTGCGGCCTGAGCTGTAATCTGTACTTGGATTGGTGCAACCTAACACATGGCTTAGCAAGGTTGGCGCTATGCCGTAATGGCTGGTGCGGTAATTCACTTTATTACCATGGCTGTCGGGCCAATGGATTATTAGCGGCACTTTAACATTACCTGGCGATAAATCGCTGCGGGCGTCGCTGGTATTACTGGTAAAGACCTGGCCGTAAGTGCCAGTGATGAGCACAATG
The nucleotide sequence above comes from Shewanella sp. Arc9-LZ. Encoded proteins:
- a CDS encoding ankyrin repeat domain-containing protein; translation: MCIIRIIFVSAIILSSAITSLFAEENSDPTQPATTIPPATATTPELVTPAVTPAIITPAVPVTPVIANPAVTPPAPKQSAKKPAMGHDYQKNMPKLGKGDPNYRGEKEVVSDAQPIINNQESQSKAPSIIDNQRKSGADVGFPGYRGEGDSAYPQHQQYQHPPRFPAESIETTPADTSPVQTKPTEQNSDVQTNKPSVDASANKVKTRAIINQQRKGILHAAAFGDEPAVKALLKQGSSPNARAKDRIGRTALMLAALSGHENVVNTLLKQGASVDLKDRTGHTALNWAANRSHLNIVTLLLNHGADINIKDNGGTSPLLYAVATSNVAMVSLLLSHGAETELQSAESKMTPLLLAIEHNDIESISLLLDNGADVNGTNSDDFSPLMAAAEQGQLKIVQTLLFHGAEVNRYDNKHFTPLFYAADKQHIDIMQLLLAQGADVNLRDNKGRTVLMRAKQQGHANVVALLCTKGAKYNADGC